In one Perca fluviatilis chromosome 7, GENO_Pfluv_1.0, whole genome shotgun sequence genomic region, the following are encoded:
- the si:dkey-260g12.1 gene encoding uncharacterized protein si:dkey-260g12.1 isoform X2, producing the protein MRLVQCFVVVLMLSAQLVLTSPVNYAMDGRTCKMCPAGEYQKSCTECESCPAGSYTIELNREDSCHDCYRDCRPDFHLKMVQNCTSTSNVLCDCEDGFKCVQRVTGSTNCRTCVKIQETTTTEAASGFSVKDKHTTSSASSGHSSTSTKPCIFPKCGTQSVPPAGNGTHLKEDKLAAILCPVVVVGCVALVILLLVCRPGDETCFKQAIALFCNEGGRDASRKPKESTHQIPRDSFSAKQQPSGLSAANLGPVHVHNPGTVIFSLLSQFTGQVGPTTECGKAAKRVISEEEERDCPVFHPTSSPSIHLSEEERSGEIDSIFFPSQEQGKDCHVSKEEAL; encoded by the exons ATGAGACTGGTGCAATGTTTCGTGGTTGTCTTGATGTTATCTGCACAGCTGGTGCTTACCTCTCCAGTG AATTACGCTATGGACGGCAGAACCTGTAAAATGTGCCCTGCAG GTGAGTATCAGAAGTCTTGTACAGAGTGTGAGTCCTGTCCTGCTGGAAGCTACACAATTGAGTTGAACCGTGAAGACAGCTGCCATGACTGCTACAGAGACTGCAGACCAG ATTTTCATCTGAAGATGGTTCAGAACTGCACCAGCACGTCCAATGTATTGTGCGACTGTGAGGATGGTTTCAAATGCGTTCAGCGGGTCACAGGTTCAACAAACTGCAGAACCTGTGTCAAGATCCAAGAAACGACCACAACTG AAGCAGCTTCTGGTTTTTCAGTCAAAGATAAACACACAACTTCCTCAGCTTCCTCAGGACATAGCAGCACTTCCACTAAACCTTGCATATTTCCTAA GTGTGGCACTCAGTCAGTCCCACCGGCAGGAAATGGCACACATCTCAAAGAAG ACAAGCTGGCAGCCATCTTGTGTCCAGTGGTTGTTGTGGGATGTGTGGCCCTTGTGATCCTGCTTTTAGTATGTCGCCCCGGAGATGAAACATGTTTCAAGCAAG CTATTGCACTGTTTTGCAATGAA GGAGGTAGAGACGCTTCTCGCAAGCCAAAGGAGTCAACTCATCAGATCCCCAGAGACTCATTCAGTGCAAAGCAGCAGCCGTCAGGCCTCTCAGCAGCCAATCTGG GTCCAGTTCATGTCCACAATCCTGGGACGGTCATCTTTAGCTTGCTCAGTCAGTTTACAGGCCAAGTTGGTCCGACAACTGAATGTGGGAAGGCGGCCAAGAGAGTGATCagcgaagaagaagagagagactgTCCTGTGTTTCATCCCACATCCTCTCCCAGTATCCATCTctctgaggaggagaggagcgGAGAGATTGACAGCATTTTCTTTCCCTCCCAGGAGCAGGGGAAGGACTGCCACGTGTCCAAAGAGGAGGCGCTATAA
- the si:dkey-260g12.1 gene encoding uncharacterized protein si:dkey-260g12.1 isoform X1, with protein sequence MRLVQCFVVVLMLSAQLVLTSPVNYAMDGRTCKMCPAGKMMCEYQKSCTECESCPAGSYTIELNREDSCHDCYRDCRPDFHLKMVQNCTSTSNVLCDCEDGFKCVQRVTGSTNCRTCVKIQETTTTEAASGFSVKDKHTTSSASSGHSSTSTKPCIFPKCGTQSVPPAGNGTHLKEDKLAAILCPVVVVGCVALVILLLVCRPGDETCFKQAIALFCNEGGRDASRKPKESTHQIPRDSFSAKQQPSGLSAANLGPVHVHNPGTVIFSLLSQFTGQVGPTTECGKAAKRVISEEEERDCPVFHPTSSPSIHLSEEERSGEIDSIFFPSQEQGKDCHVSKEEAL encoded by the exons ATGAGACTGGTGCAATGTTTCGTGGTTGTCTTGATGTTATCTGCACAGCTGGTGCTTACCTCTCCAGTG AATTACGCTATGGACGGCAGAACCTGTAAAATGTGCCCTGCAGGTAAGATGATGT GTGAGTATCAGAAGTCTTGTACAGAGTGTGAGTCCTGTCCTGCTGGAAGCTACACAATTGAGTTGAACCGTGAAGACAGCTGCCATGACTGCTACAGAGACTGCAGACCAG ATTTTCATCTGAAGATGGTTCAGAACTGCACCAGCACGTCCAATGTATTGTGCGACTGTGAGGATGGTTTCAAATGCGTTCAGCGGGTCACAGGTTCAACAAACTGCAGAACCTGTGTCAAGATCCAAGAAACGACCACAACTG AAGCAGCTTCTGGTTTTTCAGTCAAAGATAAACACACAACTTCCTCAGCTTCCTCAGGACATAGCAGCACTTCCACTAAACCTTGCATATTTCCTAA GTGTGGCACTCAGTCAGTCCCACCGGCAGGAAATGGCACACATCTCAAAGAAG ACAAGCTGGCAGCCATCTTGTGTCCAGTGGTTGTTGTGGGATGTGTGGCCCTTGTGATCCTGCTTTTAGTATGTCGCCCCGGAGATGAAACATGTTTCAAGCAAG CTATTGCACTGTTTTGCAATGAA GGAGGTAGAGACGCTTCTCGCAAGCCAAAGGAGTCAACTCATCAGATCCCCAGAGACTCATTCAGTGCAAAGCAGCAGCCGTCAGGCCTCTCAGCAGCCAATCTGG GTCCAGTTCATGTCCACAATCCTGGGACGGTCATCTTTAGCTTGCTCAGTCAGTTTACAGGCCAAGTTGGTCCGACAACTGAATGTGGGAAGGCGGCCAAGAGAGTGATCagcgaagaagaagagagagactgTCCTGTGTTTCATCCCACATCCTCTCCCAGTATCCATCTctctgaggaggagaggagcgGAGAGATTGACAGCATTTTCTTTCCCTCCCAGGAGCAGGGGAAGGACTGCCACGTGTCCAAAGAGGAGGCGCTATAA
- the cd27 gene encoding CD27 antigen isoform X2, with the protein MQPLRFFAFTFLVGLSFLSVVLSIDCNERQYDWPVEQPYLCCDKCPPGKHVVRRSIKTCEIECKSCTTNLFNEKYNVQQTCEVCENCDKQNMEYISHCNVTHNAVCRCKDGYKCKDQSCKQCVPISPFTTEPTLPPSTTALKSGAYHTGIVLVVVTKIKPFLHWIKAKHGYLLAKEPVPVPPFSEDEEVSKPVQEVRGKCDV; encoded by the exons ATGCAGCCACTCcgtttttttgcttttactttCCTGGTCggtctctctttcctctctgttgTGCTTTCAATAGACTGCAATGAAAGACAATATGACTGGCCAGTGGAACAACCCTACTTATGCTGTGACAAATGTCCACCAG GCAAACATGTGGTTCGGCGTTCAATAAAAACTTGTGAAATTGAGTGTAAATCTTGCACAACGAACCTGTTCAATGAAAAGTACAACGTGCAACAGACCTGCGAAGTTTGTGAAAACTGCGATAAAC aaaacatggagtacATCTCACACTGTAATGTCACTCATAACGCTGTATGCAGATGTAAAGATGGCTACAAATGCAAAGACCAATCTTGCAAACAGTGTGTGCCGATATCACCCTTCACCACCGAACCTACACTCCCGCCATCCACTACAG CCCTGAAATCTGGAGCCTACCACACAG GAATTGTACTCGTTGTTGTAACAAAAATCAAGCCCTTTCTGCACTGGATCAAAGCCAAGCACG GTTACCTTTTGGCTAAAGAACCTGTACCAGTGCCACCATTTTCCGAGGACGAAGAAGTATCCAAGCCTGTCCAGGAAGTGCGAGGGAAATGTGATGTATGA
- the cd27 gene encoding tumor necrosis factor receptor superfamily member 6 isoform X1, giving the protein MQPLRFFAFTFLVGLSFLSVVLSIDCNERQYDWPVEQPYLCCDKCPPGKHVVRRSIKTCEIECKSCTTNLFNEKYNVQQTCEVCENCDKQNMEYISHCNVTHNAVCRCKDGYKCKDQSCKQCVPISPFTTEPTLPPSTTALKSGAYHTDTVWFLVIIALLCAGIVLVVVTKIKPFLHWIKAKHGYLLAKEPVPVPPFSEDEEVSKPVQEVRGKCDV; this is encoded by the exons ATGCAGCCACTCcgtttttttgcttttactttCCTGGTCggtctctctttcctctctgttgTGCTTTCAATAGACTGCAATGAAAGACAATATGACTGGCCAGTGGAACAACCCTACTTATGCTGTGACAAATGTCCACCAG GCAAACATGTGGTTCGGCGTTCAATAAAAACTTGTGAAATTGAGTGTAAATCTTGCACAACGAACCTGTTCAATGAAAAGTACAACGTGCAACAGACCTGCGAAGTTTGTGAAAACTGCGATAAAC aaaacatggagtacATCTCACACTGTAATGTCACTCATAACGCTGTATGCAGATGTAAAGATGGCTACAAATGCAAAGACCAATCTTGCAAACAGTGTGTGCCGATATCACCCTTCACCACCGAACCTACACTCCCGCCATCCACTACAG CCCTGAAATCTGGAGCCTACCACACAG ATACAGTGTGGTTCCTGGTGATAATTGCCCTCCTGTGTGCAGGAATTGTACTCGTTGTTGTAACAAAAATCAAGCCCTTTCTGCACTGGATCAAAGCCAAGCACG GTTACCTTTTGGCTAAAGAACCTGTACCAGTGCCACCATTTTCCGAGGACGAAGAAGTATCCAAGCCTGTCCAGGAAGTGCGAGGGAAATGTGATGTATGA
- the tnfrsf1a gene encoding tumor necrosis factor receptor superfamily member 1A, translating to MEGAGHRGRWDIKAPVGTILLLMCMFIPTLTLLQPSEEKTCPHGDYLTEKGICCNKCPPGFKLVEMCHATGHRSNCTKCPDRQYTDEMNYSRNCRSCRRCKGKHDKEISSCEYNKNTICKCEDGYYKSVIDSETYECLRCSPCGQNEKPKQTCTPEKNTVCECEENYYKVKGKCEPCKNCTAECKHQCQPSTPTPPPPPTPTTKAPLPEGVNLIKIIAGVAVMAVILLVLLVLITYIVTKRTIKNKLLKPYCQPSDVSVDSCERALFHIEEPSDNMSVKALPQSPVSEQEPYNLPDCVPLEVKIPDLIYTVLDLVPVLQVKQLVRSLGVEDTEIEQAEMDHRSCREAHYQMLRVWAERGSRRGGGGRGRMLHSPLLQELLEELRKMNLGRAAEELETKYGIQ from the exons ATGGAGGGAGCTGGGCACAGAGGAAGATGGGACATAAAAGCCCCTGTTGGCACAATACTGCTCCTTATG TGCATGTTCATCCCCACTCTGACATTGTTACAACCTTCAGAGGAGAAGACGTGTCCACATGGCGACTATCTCACTGAAAAGGGAATTTGTTGCAACAAATGCCCTCCAG GTTTTAAGCTTGTAGAAATGTGTCATGCTACGGGTCACAGAAGTAACTGCACAAAATGTCCCGATCGGCAATATACAGACGAGATGAACTACTCCCGCAACTGCAGAAGTTGCAGACGCTGCAAAG GAAAGCATGACAAGGAGATATCATCATGTGAATATAACAAAAACACGATTTGTAAATGTGAGGATGGTTATTACAAGTCTGTTATTGACTCAGAAACATACGAGTGTCTGAGATGTTCACCGTGTGGACAGAATGAAAAGCCAAAACAGACAT GTACACCAGAGAAAAAtactgtgtgtgaatgtgaagaGAACTACTACAAAGTCAAGGGCAAGTGTGAGCCCTGCAAGAA TTGTACCGCTGAGTGCAAACATCAATGTCAACCATCAactcctactcctcctcctcctcctactcctACTACAAAAG CTCCTCTGCCTGAAGGTGTAAATCTTATCAAGATAATTGCTGGAGTTGCAGTTATGGCTGTGATATTGCTGGTGCTGTTGGTTCTCATCACCTACATTGTTACAAAACGGACTATCAAAAATAAGTTGCTGAAACCATACTGTCAACCCTCTGACGTCTCTGTGGACTCATGCGAG CGAGCCCTGTTCCACATCGAGGAACCTTCAGACAACATGAGTGTCAAGGCTCTTCCCCAAAGTCCTGTGAGTGAACAGGAACCATACAATCTGCCTGACTGTGTCCCCCTAGAAGTCAAGA TCCCTGACCTGATCTACACGGTGCTGGATCTGGTTCCTGTGCTGCAGGTAAAGCAGCTGGTGCGTTCTCTCGGTGTGGAGGATACAGAGATCGAACAAGCAGAGATGGATCACCGATCCTGCCGCGAGGCTCACTACCAGATGCTGAGAGTGTGGGCTGAGCGAGGGTCACGTAGAGGTGGAGGAGGACGAGGTAGAATGCTGCACTCGCCCTTGTTGCAGGAGTTGTTGGAGGAACTGAGAAAGATGAACCTGGGACGGGCAGCCGAGGAGCTGGAGACAAAGTACGGCATTCAGTAG